The genomic window TGAATTGGCCCCATCGCCAATCACGAATCACGAAGCGAAGAGTGCCCGGTACCTCCGCACCAGGTCGAACACCGCGATGCCATACGCCACCGACACGTTGAGGGATTGTTTCGAGCCGTACTGTGGAATCTCGATCGCCAGGTCCGCCAGGGCCAACACCTCATCTTGCACACCTTGCACCTCATTGCCCAGCACGAGGGCGAGGGGGAAATGGCATGGGAGGAGATCGTGCACACGAGAGGGGGTGTCCGTCAGTTCCAACACAGCGATGGTGTAGCCCTCGGCCTTGATTCGGCGGATGCACTCCACCGTGTTTTCCACATGCTCCCAGGGAACCGTTTCCTGGGCTCCGAGTGCGGTTTTGTGCAATCCCTGATGATCAGGGGTGGCTGTGATGCCTGTCAGATAGAGCTTCTCGATCCACGCCCCGTCCGATGTACGGAAGAAGGAGCCGACATTGTGCATTGAACGCACGTTGTCGACCACCACCGCAATCGGGTGCCGGGGAGAGTGGCCCTGGTCCGCAGGAGTAAGACGCACGATTTCCTCGTGCCGTAATTTCCTCATACCGCTTTTTATCATCACGACGCCGGCCTTCCCGCCTGCGTCGTTAGCCCGTGCATCGCATGAATCGATCGTTTGCTCTTCTCACCTTGTTGCTCGTATGGCCGGCGCTTTCCGGCTGCCAGACGCTCAAGGAAATCGCCAATCTGCGCCAAGTCGATT from Rhodothermales bacterium includes these protein-coding regions:
- a CDS encoding RNA methyltransferase, translated to MRLTPADQGHSPRHPIAVVVDNVRSMHNVGSFFRTSDGAWIEKLYLTGITATPDHQGLHKTALGAQETVPWEHVENTVECIRRIKAEGYTIAVLELTDTPSRVHDLLPCHFPLALVLGNEVQGVQDEVLALADLAIEIPQYGSKQSLNVSVAYGIAVFDLVRRYRALFAS